CACCATGTATATTTCTTGGTTCATACGCAATGATAAATGCTTTTGGATCTAAATTTTTAATCGTATCCATTAATTTACGTTCATATTTTCTTGGTGTCAGAATTTGCATCACCATTCGACTACCATCTCGTCCAAATGCAGCATAGTGTGTAACGCCATACCCTAAATTTCGCAATTCATTTGGTAAATCAAGCTCGTATTCTGCCGAAGTTACATTTACTACTGTATAACCTAGTGCAAGTTTTTCTTCAATTTTCATACCAACAATGATACCAATTGAAAAGCCAAATGCATATGCAATAATATTTTGGATGTGATCTAAATTAGACATTACTAATCCTAGACCAACGATATAAATCAATACTTCTAAAAAACTTACTGACGCTGCAATATAACGATATCCTTTCAACGTTAAAATTGTTCGCATCGTTAAAAACGTTACATAACAAACGTTAATGATAAATATAGTTAATACCATTAACCATGGATTTTCTGTTACGAATGACATAAGACGCCACACTCTCTTTCAACACTTTAATTTTCAATCCGCTTCAATCTAACCATAATGAATGCATATTAATATAATATAGTACGAAATCTCTAAGAAATAAATAGTGAATTAAGCTTATTTTAGATTTATACTTAAAATTATTTCAGTTAGCTTTATATGCACATTTCACAGATCTGAATTAAAAATTTTTTATTTAAGAATTTCATTTTTGTCTCATTTATCATTTGATTCAATCATTTAGCTAAATATACAATTACCTCTACATAATCAAAGTCTTACATTTATGCTTTTGGCCATGTGTATCTTGTATATGCTAATTCACGTTTATGTGCGTTTCTAACATAGTGATTTTCAATCACTTTTTGATCCTCTGGTGCAACTGGTTTTCCTTCCAAGTAATCATCAATTGCTTCATAAGTCACTCCTAATGCTTCTTCATCAGGAAGTTGCGGCTTATCGTCTTCTAAATCTGCCGTTGGTGTTTTTTCATATAGTTGTTTTGGCGCGCCTAAGTATTCTAATAATTGACGTCCTTGTCGTTTATTCAAACCAAATATAGGTGCAATATCTGCAGCTCCATCACCATATTTCGTGTAAAAACCTGTAATATTTTCTGCTGAATGATCGGTTCCTACTACTATACCTTGACGATTTGATGCAATTGAAAATTGTACTTTCATACGCTCACGGGCTTTTTCATTTCCTTTTTGAAAATCTGTAAGTACAATGCCTGCTTCTTTTAATGATTGGACACTTTGATCAACTGCAGGTTTAATATTTACTGTAACAACCTCGTCCGGATTAATAAATTTCAATGCTTGTTCAACTTCATGTGCGTCTTTTTGAACACCATAAGGTAACTTAACTGCTATAAATGTACATTCAATACCCTCTTCACGTAATTCATTTACTGCCATTTGTACTAACTTTCCAACTAATGTTGAATCTTGCCCACCCGAAATACCTAATACGAGTGATTTAATAAATGAATGTGATTGAACATAACTTTTTACAAATTGTTTTAATTCTGCGATTTCTTCAGCACTATTAATAGTTTTTTTGACTTTCATTTCTTCTACAATAACATCTTGTAATTTAGTCATTATCTTCTTCCATCTCCTTAACATGTTCCGCTACTTCGAAAATACGTTTATGTTTATTATCCCAACAAGCCTTACTTAAATCTACTGGGTACTCTTGTGGATTTAAGAATCGTTTATTTTCATCCCAAATCGATTGTAAACCTTGCGTTAAATAATCTCGTGATTCATTTTCCGTCGGCATTTGATATACTAATTTACCATTTTCATAAATATTATGATGTAAATCGATTGCTTCGAAAGATTTTATAAATTTCATTTTATAGGTATGAACAGGATGAAATAGTTTTAAAGGCTTTTCATCATATGGGTTTTCATTTTCAAGAGTAATATAGTCCCCTTCTGCTTTACCGGTTTTCTTATTTATGATGCGATATACTTTTTTCTTACCGGGTGTCGTAACTTTTTCTGCATTGTTTGATAATTTAATGCGATCGCTATATGTGCCATCATCATTTTCAATCGCAACAAGTTTATATACTGCACCTAATGCTGGTTGGTCATACCCTGTAATCAATTTAGTACCAACACCCCATGAATCTACTTTAGCACCCTGTGCTTTCAAACTCGTAATCGTTTCTTCATCCAAATCATTAGACGCGATAATTTTAGTTTCAGTAAATCCTGCTTCATCAAGCATACGTCTTGCTTCTTTAGATAAATAAGCAATATCTCCTGAGTCAAGTCGTATACCTACAAAGTTAATTTTATCACCTAATTCTTTAGCCACTTTAATTGCAGTCGGCACTCCTGATTTTAAAGTGTGGAATGTATCTACTAAGAATACGCAATTTTTATGTCTTTCAGCATATTTTTTAAAAGCAGTATATTCATCTCCATAAGTTTGTACAAATGCATGTGCATGTGTTCCTGAAACTGGTATACCAAATAGTTTCCCTGCTCTGACATTACTAGTAGAGTCAAATCCACCAATGTATGCAGCTCTAGCACCCCATAATGCTGCATCAATTTCTTGCGCACGACGTGTACCAAATTCCATTAAATTATCATTTGATGCAATTTGACGAATTCGACTTGCTTTTGTTGTAATTAAAGTATGGAAATTTACAATGTTTAACAAAATTGTTTCAATTAACTGCGCTTGAATTAATGGTGCCTCCACACGAAGTAATGGCTCATTTCCAAAACATAGCTCTCCTTCTTGCATTGAACGGATACTTCCTGTAAATTTTAAATCTTTTAAATATGACAAGAAATCGTCTTTATATCCGATAGATTTTAAATATTCTAAATCTGATTCTGAAAAACCAAAATGCTCTATAAAATCAATCACACGTTTTAAACCATTAAAAACTGCATATCCACTGTTAAATGGCATTTTTCTAAAATATAAATCAAATACAGCCATTTTTTCATGTATATTATCATTCCAATAACTTTCAGCCATATTTATTTGATATAAATCATTATGTAGCATTAAACTGTCGTCTTTTAATTGGTACACTCGTATCTCTCCAATCGACCTCAATATTTTCTTACATTTTATCATAATTCAATTTTTAATATGTATTAGAATCCCTTATTTTACAGACTTTCAATCTTAATCAAGCAACAATTTAATGACAGATGCATAATTTATAAGAGTATTTTAAAAATGTAGATTATAATATAAAGTGAGGTGTTGTTAATGTTATTTAAAGAGGCTCAAGCTTTTATAGAAAACATGTATAAAGAATGTCATTACGAATCACAAATAATACATAAACGTTTACATGACATAGAACTAGAAATAAATGAAACTGGGACATATACACATACAGAAGAAGAACTGATTTATGGCGCTAAGATGGCTTGGCGTAATTCAAATCGTTGTATTGGTCGCTTATTTTGGGATTCACTCAATGTTGTTGACGCGAGAGATATACAGGATGAAGAATCATTTTTATCATCAATTATTAATCATATTACTCAAGCCACCAATAATGGTAAATTAAAACCTTATATTACTATATATGCACCAAATAATGGGCCGAAAATCTTCAACAATCAACTTATTCGATATGCAGGCTATGACTCTTGTGGTGATCCTGCTGAAAAAGAAGTCACTCGATTAGCGAATCATTTAGGTTGGAAAGGAAAAGGCACTAACTTTGATGTGTTACCACTGATTTATCAATTGCCTAATGAATCGGTTAAATTCTATGAGTATCCTAGTACATTAATTAAAGAAGTTCCGATTGAACATGATGGCTATCCTAAATTAAAAAATCTTAACTTAAAATGGTATGCAGTGCCTATTATTTCCAATATGGATTTAAAAATTGGTGGTATCGTATACCCTACTGCTCCTTTTAATGGTTGGTATATGGTAACAGAAATTGGTGTACGTAATTTTATAGATGACTATCGTTACAATTTACTAGAAAAAGTTGCAGATGCTTTTGAATTTGATACACTTAAAAATAATTCATTTAATAAAGATCGAGCACTTGTTGAACTGAACTATGCTGTGTATCATTCTTTTAAAAAAGAAGGCGTATCCATTGTTGATCATTTAACTGCTGCGAAACAATTCGAACTATTCGAACGTAAT
This is a stretch of genomic DNA from Staphylococcus roterodami. It encodes these proteins:
- a CDS encoding nicotinate phosphoribosyltransferase, which gives rise to MYQLKDDSLMLHNDLYQINMAESYWNDNIHEKMAVFDLYFRKMPFNSGYAVFNGLKRVIDFIEHFGFSESDLEYLKSIGYKDDFLSYLKDLKFTGSIRSMQEGELCFGNEPLLRVEAPLIQAQLIETILLNIVNFHTLITTKASRIRQIASNDNLMEFGTRRAQEIDAALWGARAAYIGGFDSTSNVRAGKLFGIPVSGTHAHAFVQTYGDEYTAFKKYAERHKNCVFLVDTFHTLKSGVPTAIKVAKELGDKINFVGIRLDSGDIAYLSKEARRMLDEAGFTETKIIASNDLDEETITSLKAQGAKVDSWGVGTKLITGYDQPALGAVYKLVAIENDDGTYSDRIKLSNNAEKVTTPGKKKVYRIINKKTGKAEGDYITLENENPYDEKPLKLFHPVHTYKMKFIKSFEAIDLHHNIYENGKLVYQMPTENESRDYLTQGLQSIWDENKRFLNPQEYPVDLSKACWDNKHKRIFEVAEHVKEMEEDND
- a CDS encoding nitric oxide synthase oxygenase, with the translated sequence MLFKEAQAFIENMYKECHYESQIIHKRLHDIELEINETGTYTHTEEELIYGAKMAWRNSNRCIGRLFWDSLNVVDARDIQDEESFLSSIINHITQATNNGKLKPYITIYAPNNGPKIFNNQLIRYAGYDSCGDPAEKEVTRLANHLGWKGKGTNFDVLPLIYQLPNESVKFYEYPSTLIKEVPIEHDGYPKLKNLNLKWYAVPIISNMDLKIGGIVYPTAPFNGWYMVTEIGVRNFIDDYRYNLLEKVADAFEFDTLKNNSFNKDRALVELNYAVYHSFKKEGVSIVDHLTAAKQFELFERNEAQQGRKVTGKWSWLAPPLSPTLTSNYHHGYDNTVRDPNFFYKKQESHANQCPFHH
- a CDS encoding DUF2179 domain-containing protein; translated protein: MSFVTENPWLMVLTIFIINVCYVTFLTMRTILTLKGYRYIAASVSFLEVLIYIVGLGLVMSNLDHIQNIIAYAFGFSIGIIVGMKIEEKLALGYTVVNVTSAEYELDLPNELRNLGYGVTHYAAFGRDGSRMVMQILTPRKYERKLMDTIKNLDPKAFIIAYEPRNIHGGFWTKGIRRRKLKNYQPEELESVVEHEIQSS
- the nadE gene encoding ammonia-dependent NAD(+) synthetase; this encodes MTKLQDVIVEEMKVKKTINSAEEIAELKQFVKSYVQSHSFIKSLVLGISGGQDSTLVGKLVQMAVNELREEGIECTFIAVKLPYGVQKDAHEVEQALKFINPDEVVTVNIKPAVDQSVQSLKEAGIVLTDFQKGNEKARERMKVQFSIASNRQGIVVGTDHSAENITGFYTKYGDGAADIAPIFGLNKRQGRQLLEYLGAPKQLYEKTPTADLEDDKPQLPDEEALGVTYEAIDDYLEGKPVAPEDQKVIENHYVRNAHKRELAYTRYTWPKA